CCACTAAGTTGACCTGTGTTGGCAGAATCTGTCCTTTTCGGAAGGTTTTAATAATCTGCTGCTGAAGTTCCTGTTGGGTGACTTTTCGATCGCCATAATCATATTTTCGCCACCAGAAGGAACCTGTTACTTCAACATCTTCAATGGGAATACCTGCTTTTTTCAACTGAGCGTAATTTTCTTTGGTCAGTTTTTCACGCTGCCAGTCAATATGTCCTTTCATAATATTGAGAGCATGCTGAACATTCTCTTTCCAGCCACTTCCAAGGAGTTGCCCTCGCAGTTGAGAGTAATCACCACTTTTAACCCATAACTCGTCGCTTTGCAGGTTACCACTTCCTGGACCATCAAGAATAACCCATTCCGCAAACTCTTTTCCTTTGTTATTCGCCGCCAGCATTGAAATCAATTCGCCATTCCAATAATTATCATGTGAATCATCAAATTTATTAGAGCCTGTACCACAGAAATACACTGTTAATGTTGTCATAGCAAACCTCATTTAAATATTAATATGTAAAGGGAAGGCACATGTGCGTTTGAATAATAAGCATGAAAAACGCATGATAAAATAGACCGATAAGCCTAGGTTATTGTTCGTATGATCAATGACTGTATATAGTTAATTAGAGCTATATTTTTTGTTAAGTGCAGCTTAAATATTTAAACAGGAATATGACAATTGCCTTATGCCAAATGCAGTTTTTAAAGTTTGAAAATACCACCCATACTCATTTCGGAAAAGGTTGATTGAATAATCTAAGGAAGACGAAATTACATGAGGTCAAATCGCAATGAATATATTGATGATCGATGAATTACCGATCTACATTCACGGTATGAAGACTGAACTGAAGAGAGTGATGCCGGAGTGTACCGTGTTTGCTACAAACAGCATTGAAGATGCACAATCAATTTTGTCATCAAGGCAAATCAGTATTGTTTTGTTGGATGGAGAAATAAAATGCAGTGATTTTATAAATATACTGACGTCGGAGCGGCCAGCATTGCCCATTGTGGTTATGTTGAGAAAAACGACGGAGAGAATATTTAATTTTTATATTAGGCAGAATGTAAAAGGTATCTTCACCAAAGATCTCTCTGTGGAGAAGATCAGCCAAATATTGACGATGGTGGCATCTGGTGTGGTCTGTTTTCCTGAGCAGGCAGTCGTACACCGTGAGCAACCCACCTTTGCTGCCCCCATTCACTCACTAAGCCAGCGTCAGCAAGAGGTGTTGCATCTTCTGGCGAATGGAGGGACTAATAAGCAAATCAGTCGGCAGTTGAATATCAGCGCGGGGACGGTAAAGGTTCATCTTGAATCTATTTTTCACCGTCTCCAGGTTAACAACCGCACACAAGCCGCGATGATCTATTTTAAATATATTGCTAATTAGATATTGTTTACGAAATTTTATTATGGCGTCGCAGTACGCATTAATTAAAGCGCAACAAGCAGTATTGTGTTGCGCTTTAAACATGCTATTTATATTTTGCTTGAAAGTAATAAATCACAACAACCAGCGTTCCAAAATCCTGCAGTAGCCAGAAAGGAAAACTGTCACTCAGAATATCAGCCCCCGTTAAAATGAATTTTATGTTCAAACTGCTTTCACCAAAAAAACCAAACGCCAGTGCGGCTATGCCGACTTTACTCATTACGGGTAAAGCATGAACTCTACGACTATACGCTGCAAAGAGGATAAGAAATGATGTGGTAAGATCGACAGCAATAATAAAATACAGAAGCCAACCATTCATGATGTTAGGCATGCTACTCTCCGTCTATTTTATTGTCATTTAACTGTGGCGAAGGGATAGACTCATTTCTGACTTTTCTTCTAATGACGCTGGCAACATCGAAAATATCGCGTTGTTCATTGCGTCGAAAGAAATTGGCCAGCCAGACAATCAAACCGTTGCTGAGTGCGCCCAATATATATCCCAGTCCTAGGGTAATATCGGCCTGATTGAGATCGATTTTTAGCCAGCGGGCAGATAGCCCTCCAAGGGCTACTGCTGCTCCCATACTGATACCACCAAATATAATGCCAGCCATAAACCGGCTATGCTGGTGTAATCGTTGAGGCTGCCAGAAAAAAGAGATACTCACACCACCAAATAAACCTGAAAAAGCCAGTAATGCTTCACTTATCAGTGTCGGAAGATAGATAGCAGACATGAAATTATCCTCAGCAAGAATAAAGTCCCCTTAACTAAGAAGGGGACTTTATCACCGTTACATAGACTCGTTATTGGCAAGGCGCTAACTCAACCAGGTGTTGATAATTATCGGTAGTGATATACCGCTGCTGCCCAGAAAAACTATAAATCACGTGCTTAGGGCTGCGATGGCCTTTGGCAACATCAATATCTGCGCTCAGCCAGGTCTGAGGTGTAGGCAGAGATGGATGGCTATAACGATCGCCGCCAATCCACTTTTTATTGGTCGGTTTTAACCCCCAAAGTGACTCTGAATCTTTACCAGACCAGCCAAGCCTTTTGGCTTCTTCCGTCGTGATATAGCGATCCGGCAAGCGGCCAAAATTTTTAATCGTGCGAAGTGTAGTGGCAAGATCCGTGATGTCATTAACGGGAACTGCGCCTTGCCCGGTTAAAAAAGTATTCGTTTCCTTAATTTCTTCTTCGCAGGTTTTGAGTGCCGCATGGACTTGCAGCGTGGCGGACAGAGTGATGAGTGCGAGAGCCATCTTCAGTGAAAACATTGTGTTCATCGGAGTTTCCTCTCACTTAGCTAAGAAATAATTTCATTTCGGCTTCACGGCGTCTTGTGAGTCCCGCCAGCACTTTACCGCCTGCTTTATTCCAGCTTTTGAATTGCAATGCCGCGCCTTCCATATCGCCGGAATTAAATTTCTTTAAGAGTGTCGATTTTTTTAAGTTCCCGACCCCCAGGTTGAACGCAAATGAGATCAATGCATCGAACTGGTTCTGCGTTGCAGAATGCGTCAGGAGTCTTTTCACCCCATCTTCCGTGCGCTTCAGGTCGTTCCGCAGGATGCTTTTGGCTTCTCCGGTGGTGATTTTTGTCAGTTTTTCCATCTCCTCTTTTAAAATCAAATGACCGTAACCAATGGTCCATAAACCTACGGCATCGCGATAACGTTCCAGCTTGAGTCCTTCAAACTGGCAAATAAGCTGCACACCTTTTTCGCCTGTACTTCCAGGTTGTTTTTGCATCATCGAGTCTCCTCTGCTTTTGGACGGGGGATCACTTTATTGGTGTATTCGTCTATCAAACGCATCACGCTCTCAGGTGGCTCCAGAGCGGTGAATTGCATTTCCACATCGACATGCCTGCTGTCACGGCCCCCTTTGTTATCGCTGGCTGGCGAGAGGCTGACATGAAAGCGGCCAAATTCGTTTTCTCCCGATTGCCGGGAGGGCGCCTGCATACCTTCTGTACGTATCGTCAGGTTCACTTTCATCTTTTCCAGCATCAGTCCGCGTGGAGTAGACAGGGCGACTAAAGGCAGATCGAAATAGTGGTTTTCATCCAGAGCCAGTTGTACGGTACGCGGTATCAGTGAACCGTCATCTGCAGGTTCGAAGAAAGGATCCAGCGCTTTCATATATTGCTGAGCAATTAACTCGTTCGCAGCCGTTGCCGCGTACTGCATTCCACGCGTAATGTCCTCAAGCGTGACCGGCAGGCCGGGAATATCTGCTGGAGGCGACGGTGGATTATTTCCCTGTACCGGAGGCGATGTTCCTGCAGCCTCTTTCTCCGTCTTGTTTTCCGGTTCTTCATCCTTGTCGCCGCGTAGCCATTTTTTAAAAGACATAATTCGCTCCTGAAAGGAGGCCACCGGTGGCGGCCCCTGTGTGACGGAATAGCAATACACTCACGGCGCGAAGCGTTACTGCGCAGCGACAGGCTTGGTTTTGGCGTTGGTTAAGTAATCGATAACGCGTTGCAGGGCTTCAGGGGGGTCCTGGCGCTTAATCTGCGTATGGATGGAGTATTTGGCGCGTGTATCAGTCGAACGGGTTTGCTCGGATTTATGTGAGACTTTGCCGGTCATTTTGGCTTTGAAAATCCCCCAGCCAATGGAGGCTTCCACGGACGCTTCGGTGTCGGTACTGCTTGAGCTGGCCTCGCTCTGGCTCACCTCCAGCTCGAAGTCGATCGTACCCTCTTCGATGCAAATAATCGGATGAGCAATGGCAGCCAGCAGCGGAATGCTCATTTTGCGGGTGACGCTGCCTTTGCTTACCCCTTGCTCATCCACCAACGTTTCGTCGTAATCAAACTCGATTGCAACAGCTTTTCCGTCCTTGATACAAACGGAAAGCAGGAAATCGGTATAGGATTTGCTGGCCTGTACCTGAGCTTTGATCATGGCCTGCAGTGGGCCGCCAATCATATGTTCAAGTGGAAGGGCGTTGATAACTGAACCAATAAATTGTGAATCCATAATGTGAACTCCTTGAATCAGTGAATGCGCGGTTGCGCAGGAGTCACATTACGGCACTGAAAATGTGCGGGGTATTTGGCAAATATCCCATCTGGTAGACACAAAGAACCTATGTCATCTGCGGGATAGGGGGGAAAGAGTGGTGTTACGTCATATTCCGGTTTATTGTTGAAATCCCTGCCTCATCGATTTCCGGAGAACCATCGCGTGTTTCAAAAAGTTGACGCCTATGCCGGCGACCCCATTCTCTCCTTAATGGAGCGTTTCAAAGAAGACCCTCGTAGCGACAAAGTGAATCTCAGCATTGGCCTTTATTACAATGAAGAGGGCATTATTCCTCAGTTGCAGGTCGTGGCCGAAGCGGAAGCGCGTCTGAATGCCGTTCCGCATGGTGCATCGCTCTATTTACCGATGGAAGGGCTGAATACCTATCGCCACACCGTTGCGCCACTGCTGTTTGGGGCCGATCATCCGGTGCTGCAGAAAAAACGGGTGGCGACTATTCAGACGCTGGGTGGATCGGGCGCGTTGAAAGTGGGTGCAGACTTTTTGAAGAAATACTTCCCGGATTCCGGTGTGTGGGTCAGCGATCCAACGTGGGAAAACCACGTCGCCATCTTTGAAGGTGCGGGTTTTGTTGTAGGGACTTATCCATGGTTCGACACCGAAACCAACGGTGTTCGCGCAGATGCACTGCTGGAAAAACTGAATACGTTACCGGAGCACAGTATCGTCCTGCTGCATCCGTGCTGCCATAACCCGACTGGTGCTGATCTGACTCATACCCAGTGGGATGCCGTCATTGAAGTGCTGAAGGCGCGCAACCTAATCCCATTCCTCGACATCGCCTATCAGGGCTTTGGTGCAGGCATGGAAGACGACGCTTATGCCATTCGCGCGATTGCCCGCGCCGGGCTGCCTGCCCTGGTCAGCAACTCATTCTCCAAGATTTTCTCCCTGTACGGTGAGCGAGTGGGTGGCCTGTCTGTGGTATGTGAAGATGAAGAGGCTGCCGGGCGCGTACTGGGCCAGCTCAAAGCTACAGTACGTCGCATCTACTCCAGCCCGCCAGCGTTTGGTGCGCAGGTTGTCGCGACGGTGCTGGGTGATGAGCCGCTTAAAGCTCGCTGGCTTGCGGAAGTGGAAACCATGCGTAAGCGGATCCTGGCGATGCGTCAAACGCTGGTTGATGTGCTGAAAGACGCTGCGCCAGAACATAATTTTGACTATCTGCTTAAGCAGCGCGGCATGTTCAGCTATACCGGTTTCAGCCCGGCGCAGGTTGATCGTCTGCGGGACGAGTTTGGCGTTTACCTGATTGCCAGCGGCCGAATGTGCGTGGCAGGGCTTAACGTAAACAATGTTCAGCGTGTGGCAAAGGCCTTTGCTGCCGTGATGTAAGCACTCACTTACCCGCCTCTCTCCCTGTGGGAGAGAGGCGGTGTGAGGGCATCAGGCCGTACCTGCATGTCGCTCAGCACTCTGTGATCTTCTTCTTTTTATTCAGATTCATAAGTAAAAACTCCTTTCATTCGACTCCCCCAGAGGTTATGGTCGGATAGTTTTTTGACCATTTGCTCAAAATAAAACGATAACAAACTGAATATTCAGGGGAAAATATGCGCAAGATCACACTGGCGCTCAGCGCCGCCTGCTTATTGTTCTCGCTTAATAGTGCAGTCGTTGCGCGCGCCTCCGCACCGACGCCGCTTTACACCGGAACCACCGCCGCCATTCTTGCCGAACAAGCCCCCATTCACTGGGTTTCCGTGGCTCAAATTGAAAATAGCCTGATGGGGCGTCCACCCATGGCGGTCGGTTTTGATATCGACGATACGGTCTTGTTTTCCAGCCCTGGCTTCTGGCGTGGTAAAAAAACCTACTCACCTGACAGCGAAGCTTATCTGAAGAACCCGGAGTTCTGGGAAAAGATGAACAACGGCTGGGATGAGTTCAGTATCCCGAAAGAGGTGGCCCGCTCACTGATTGCCATGCACGTGAAACGTGGTGACAGCATCTATTTTGTTACGGGACGTAGCCAGACCAAAACTGAAACGGTTTCCAAAACGTTGCAGGATGATTTTCTGATCCCGGCAGTCAACATGAATCCGGTAATTTTTGCCGGTGATAAAGCCGGGCAAAATACCAAGACGCAGTGGCTGGAACAGAAAAATATCAAAGTATTCTACGGTGATTCTGATAACGACATCACGGCAGCCCGCGATATTGGGGCCAGAGGTATTCGGGTATTACGCGCCTCTAACTCGACCTATCGACCATTGCCGATGGCAGGTGCGTTTGGTGAAGAGGTGATCGTTAATTCGGAATACTAGGCGTGCTGTTTTTTTGAACAAATCTGGTCTGCCGGGTTTACCTTTTGTCGTCTTGCTGCACACTTAAAAGGGCAGATACTCAGGTCGCGTTCAACCCATTTACAGGGGAGCAAAGATGACAATTTCGGAGATACTTCAATACTGCATGAACAAACCCGGCGCTGAACAAAGCGTCCACAGTGACTGGAAAGCTACGCAGATAAAGGTCGGGGATGTTCTTTTTGCAATGGTGAAAGAGGTTGAAGGCCGCCCGGCGGCATCACTGAAAACCAGCCCGCATCTGGCAGAGTTGCTGCGCCAGCAGCATCATGATGTCAGGCCGAGTAAACATCTGAATAAGTTGCACTGGAGTACCGTCTATCTTGATGGTTCTCTGCCAGGATCACAGATTTACTATCTGGTGGATGCGTCATATCAGCAGGCCGTTGAGTTGCTGCCGGAAACGACCCGACAGCAACTCTCGGTGTGACAATTACAGCAATGGTTTGAGGAAGCGCGCGGTGTGCGAGGCTTCGCACTCAGCGACTGTTTCTGGTGTACCCGAAACGAGGATTTCACCGCCGCCGCTGCCGCCTTCCGGACCGAGATCGACAATCCAGTCTGCGGTTTTAATCACATCCAGGTTGTGCTCAATCACCACAATGGTGTTGCCCTGATCGCGCAACTGATGCAGGACGTCGAGCAACTGCTGGATATCCGCAAAGTGCAGGCCTGTTGTTGGTTCATCAAGGATGTAGAGCGTCTGGCCTGTGCCACGCTTGGACAGCTCACGCGCCAGCTTCACGCGCTGGGCTTCACCACCCGAAAGCGTCGTTGCTGACTGACCAAGACGGATATAGGTCAGGCCCACGTCCATCAACGTTTGCAGCTTGCGCGCCAGTGCCGGAACGGCATCAAAGAACTCACGTGCTTCTTCAATGGTCATATCCAGCACTTCGTGGATGGTCTTGCCTTTGTATTTGATCTCCAGTGTTTCGCGGTTATAGCGTTTGCCTTTGCACTGGTCACACGGTACGTAAATATCCGGCAGGAAGTGCATTTCCACTTTGATCACTCCGTCTCCCTGACAGGCTTCGCAGCGTCCGCCACGCACGTTAAAGCTGAAACGTCCTGGTGTATACCCGCGCGAACGGGCTTCCGGTACGCCTGCGAAGAGTTCACGTACAGGTGTGAACACGCCGGTATAGGTTGCCGGGTTAGAGCGTGGGGTTCGGCCAATCGGACTTTGGTCAATGTCGATAACTTTATCGAAATGTTCCAGGCCCTGAATATCGCGATACGGCGCTGGTTCTGCGAGTGTCGCCCCGTTTAACTGCGTTTGCGCAATCGGGAACAGTGTGTCGTTGATAAGGGTGGATTTCCCTGAACCTGAGACGCCCGTGATGCAGGTGAACAAACCAACAGGCAGCGTCAGGGTGACATCTTTCAGGTTGTTGCCTCGCGCCCCGGTGAGTTTAAGCACTTTTTCCGGGTTAGCCGCGACACGCTGTTTGGGGACTTCAATTTTGCGTTTGCCACTCATGTACTGACCCGTGAGCGACTCAGGTACAGCCATAATGGCATCCAGCGTACCTTCTGCCACAACCTGGCCTCCATGCACACCTGCGCCAGGGCCGATATCGATCACATGATCGGCTGCGCGAATCGCATCTTCGTCATGCTCAACCACAATCACCGTGTTGCCGAGATTGCGTAGGTGGATAAGCGTACCGAGCAGACGTTCGTTGTCGCGCTGATGCAACCCAATAGACGGCTCATCCAATACGTACATCACACCGACCAGGCCAGCGCCAATCTGGCTTGCCAGACGGATACGCTGTGCTTCACCACCGGACAGCGTCTCTGCTGAGCGAGAAAGTGACAGATAGTTCAGGCCAACGTTCACCAGGAACTTCAGGCGATCGCCGATCTCTTTCAGCACTTTTTCCGCGATTTGTGCGCGTTGGCCGGAAAGTTTCAGGTTGTTGAAGAAGTCCATCGCATGACCAATGCTCATATCCGAGATGGTCGGTAGCGCGGTATTTTCAACAAAGACGTGGCGCGCTTCACGGCGCAGACGGGTTCCGTCGCAGGTGGTGCAGGAACGGTTGCTGATAAACTTCGCCAGCTCTTCACGTACCGCGCTGGATTCTGTTTCTTTATAGCGGCGTTCCATATTGTGCAGTACGCCTTCGAACGGATGGCGACGCACCGAGGTATCACCACGATCGTTCATATACTTGAATTCGATGTTCTCTTTGCCGGAACCGGAGAGGATCACTTTATGAACTGCCGGACTCAGGCTGGCCCACGGCGCTTCGACATCGAATTTGTAGTGTTCTGCCAGCGACTTCAGCATCTGGAAATAG
This sequence is a window from Enterobacter sp. RHBSTW-00994. Protein-coding genes within it:
- a CDS encoding response regulator transcription factor; the encoded protein is MIDELPIYIHGMKTELKRVMPECTVFATNSIEDAQSILSSRQISIVLLDGEIKCSDFINILTSERPALPIVVMLRKTTERIFNFYIRQNVKGIFTKDLSVEKISQILTMVASGVVCFPEQAVVHREQPTFAAPIHSLSQRQQEVLHLLANGGTNKQISRQLNISAGTVKVHLESIFHRLQVNNRTQAAMIYFKYIAN
- a CDS encoding ribonuclease domain-containing protein, translating into MNTMFSLKMALALITLSATLQVHAALKTCEEEIKETNTFLTGQGAVPVNDITDLATTLRTIKNFGRLPDRYITTEEAKRLGWSGKDSESLWGLKPTNKKWIGGDRYSHPSLPTPQTWLSADIDVAKGHRSPKHVIYSFSGQQRYITTDNYQHLVELAPCQ
- a CDS encoding lysozyme, with protein sequence MQKQPGSTGEKGVQLICQFEGLKLERYRDAVGLWTIGYGHLILKEEMEKLTKITTGEAKSILRNDLKRTEDGVKRLLTHSATQNQFDALISFAFNLGVGNLKKSTLLKKFNSGDMEGAALQFKSWNKAGGKVLAGLTRRREAEMKLFLS
- a CDS encoding DUF2589 domain-containing protein, giving the protein MSFKKWLRGDKDEEPENKTEKEAAGTSPPVQGNNPPSPPADIPGLPVTLEDITRGMQYAATAANELIAQQYMKALDPFFEPADDGSLIPRTVQLALDENHYFDLPLVALSTPRGLMLEKMKVNLTIRTEGMQAPSRQSGENEFGRFHVSLSPASDNKGGRDSRHVDVEMQFTALEPPESVMRLIDEYTNKVIPRPKAEETR
- a CDS encoding DUF2589 domain-containing protein; amino-acid sequence: MDSQFIGSVINALPLEHMIGGPLQAMIKAQVQASKSYTDFLLSVCIKDGKAVAIEFDYDETLVDEQGVSKGSVTRKMSIPLLAAIAHPIICIEEGTIDFELEVSQSEASSSSTDTEASVEASIGWGIFKAKMTGKVSHKSEQTRSTDTRAKYSIHTQIKRQDPPEALQRVIDYLTNAKTKPVAAQ
- the tyrB gene encoding aromatic amino acid transaminase: MFQKVDAYAGDPILSLMERFKEDPRSDKVNLSIGLYYNEEGIIPQLQVVAEAEARLNAVPHGASLYLPMEGLNTYRHTVAPLLFGADHPVLQKKRVATIQTLGGSGALKVGADFLKKYFPDSGVWVSDPTWENHVAIFEGAGFVVGTYPWFDTETNGVRADALLEKLNTLPEHSIVLLHPCCHNPTGADLTHTQWDAVIEVLKARNLIPFLDIAYQGFGAGMEDDAYAIRAIARAGLPALVSNSFSKIFSLYGERVGGLSVVCEDEEAAGRVLGQLKATVRRIYSSPPAFGAQVVATVLGDEPLKARWLAEVETMRKRILAMRQTLVDVLKDAAPEHNFDYLLKQRGMFSYTGFSPAQVDRLRDEFGVYLIASGRMCVAGLNVNNVQRVAKAFAAVM
- the aphA gene encoding acid phosphatase AphA, whose amino-acid sequence is MRKITLALSAACLLFSLNSAVVARASAPTPLYTGTTAAILAEQAPIHWVSVAQIENSLMGRPPMAVGFDIDDTVLFSSPGFWRGKKTYSPDSEAYLKNPEFWEKMNNGWDEFSIPKEVARSLIAMHVKRGDSIYFVTGRSQTKTETVSKTLQDDFLIPAVNMNPVIFAGDKAGQNTKTQWLEQKNIKVFYGDSDNDITAARDIGARGIRVLRASNSTYRPLPMAGAFGEEVIVNSEY
- a CDS encoding MmcQ/YjbR family DNA-binding protein, giving the protein MTISEILQYCMNKPGAEQSVHSDWKATQIKVGDVLFAMVKEVEGRPAASLKTSPHLAELLRQQHHDVRPSKHLNKLHWSTVYLDGSLPGSQIYYLVDASYQQAVELLPETTRQQLSV
- the uvrA gene encoding excinuclease ABC subunit UvrA; the encoded protein is MDKIEVRGARTHNLKNINLIIPRDKLIVVTGLSGSGKSSLAFDTLYAEGQRRYVESLSAYARQFLSLMEKPDVDHIEGLSPAISIEQKSTSHNPRSTVGTITEIHDYLRLLFARVGEPRCPDHDVPLAAQTVSQMVDNVLAQPEGKRLMLLAPIIKERKGEHTKTLENLASQGYIRARIDGEVCDLSDPPKLELQKKHTIEVVIDRFKVREDMATRLAESFETALELSGGSAIVADMDDPKAEELLFSANFACPICGYSMRELEPRLFSFNNPAGACPTCDGLGVQQYFDPDRVIQNPELSLAGGAIRGWDRRNFYYFQMLKSLAEHYKFDVEAPWASLSPAVHKVILSGSGKENIEFKYMNDRGDTSVRRHPFEGVLHNMERRYKETESSAVREELAKFISNRSCTTCDGTRLRREARHVFVENTALPTISDMSIGHAMDFFNNLKLSGQRAQIAEKVLKEIGDRLKFLVNVGLNYLSLSRSAETLSGGEAQRIRLASQIGAGLVGVMYVLDEPSIGLHQRDNERLLGTLIHLRNLGNTVIVVEHDEDAIRAADHVIDIGPGAGVHGGQVVAEGTLDAIMAVPESLTGQYMSGKRKIEVPKQRVAANPEKVLKLTGARGNNLKDVTLTLPVGLFTCITGVSGSGKSTLINDTLFPIAQTQLNGATLAEPAPYRDIQGLEHFDKVIDIDQSPIGRTPRSNPATYTGVFTPVRELFAGVPEARSRGYTPGRFSFNVRGGRCEACQGDGVIKVEMHFLPDIYVPCDQCKGKRYNRETLEIKYKGKTIHEVLDMTIEEAREFFDAVPALARKLQTLMDVGLTYIRLGQSATTLSGGEAQRVKLARELSKRGTGQTLYILDEPTTGLHFADIQQLLDVLHQLRDQGNTIVVIEHNLDVIKTADWIVDLGPEGGSGGGEILVSGTPETVAECEASHTARFLKPLL